A portion of the Bacillus thuringiensis genome contains these proteins:
- a CDS encoding response regulator transcription factor has protein sequence MKNYHILVVEDDQEIQELIKQFLMTQQYTVVVASDGLEGMTQFNKQSFDLILLDVMMPNLNGFEVSKMIRSQSNVPIIMLTALEEEEDQMKGFDLGIDDYITKPFSFHVLIRRVEAVLRRSYDKNVNNHLIFKEVRIDVDAYRVYVNDVEIILTTKEFEILQLLFQNERKVLTRENIVEKVWGYDYFGETRIIDTHIKNLRKKLAIPYIKTIKGIGYKIDE, from the coding sequence ATGAAAAACTATCATATTCTCGTGGTAGAGGACGATCAAGAAATTCAGGAATTAATTAAACAATTTTTAATGACACAGCAGTATACAGTGGTAGTCGCTTCAGATGGACTAGAGGGTATGACACAATTTAATAAGCAATCATTTGATTTAATTCTTCTAGATGTCATGATGCCTAATCTTAATGGATTTGAAGTTTCTAAAATGATCCGAAGTCAGTCAAACGTACCAATTATTATGCTAACTGCGTTGGAAGAAGAGGAAGATCAAATGAAAGGATTCGATCTTGGGATCGATGATTATATAACAAAACCCTTTTCATTTCATGTTTTGATTAGACGAGTCGAAGCTGTACTTAGAAGAAGTTATGATAAAAATGTAAATAATCATTTGATATTTAAAGAAGTTCGTATCGATGTGGATGCATATAGAGTGTATGTAAATGACGTTGAAATTATATTAACGACAAAAGAGTTTGAAATTCTACAACTACTATTTCAAAATGAGAGAAAAGTACTTACAAGAGAAAATATCGTAGAGAAGGTTTGGGGGTACGATTATTTTGGAGAAACACGAATAATTGATACACATATTAAAAATCTACGTAAAAAATTAGCTATCCCTTATATTAAAACAATAAAGGGTATTGGTTATAAAATTGATGAATAG
- a CDS encoding undecaprenyl-diphosphatase, whose protein sequence is MSFSQFNIDIFRAINDLGKQYSFLNSAMVFLAEYMVYIFALIILAYWFTGSKKSRMMVIQALVAFVIAEVIGKIAGKFHLNYQPFAVLPDVNKLVNHAIDNSFPSDHTILFFSICFSFWLVRKKTGWLWLILAFCVAISRIWVGVHYPFDVVIGALIGCVSALFSYWFIPKFSFINNLLTLYGRVEKHVLPSKNKSKGF, encoded by the coding sequence ATGTCTTTTTCTCAATTTAATATTGATATATTTCGAGCAATTAATGATTTAGGTAAACAATATTCATTCCTAAACTCAGCTATGGTATTTTTGGCAGAATATATGGTATATATTTTTGCTTTAATTATTTTAGCTTATTGGTTTACTGGGTCCAAAAAAAGTAGAATGATGGTTATTCAAGCGCTGGTTGCTTTTGTAATTGCTGAGGTAATCGGGAAAATAGCAGGGAAATTTCATTTGAATTATCAACCGTTTGCAGTATTGCCTGATGTTAATAAACTTGTCAATCATGCTATAGATAATTCATTTCCTAGCGACCATACGATTCTCTTTTTTTCGATTTGTTTTTCATTTTGGCTTGTTCGTAAGAAGACTGGATGGTTATGGCTTATACTTGCATTTTGTGTGGCAATCTCTCGTATTTGGGTAGGAGTTCATTATCCTTTTGATGTTGTAATAGGGGCTTTAATAGGGTGTGTTTCAGCGTTATTTTCGTATTGGTTTATACCGAAATTTTCTTTTATCAACAACTTGCTTACTCTATATGGAAGAGTAGAGAAACATGTTTTACCATCAAAAAACAAATCAAAGGGATTTTGA
- a CDS encoding DinB family protein, translating to MQIRPKISEYNSYYATYTNLVSDGNIIHILEQQMKETNLLLKGISDSEGLFRYAPTKWSIKEVIGHIADTERIMAYRLLSIARGETAELPGYNDDMYVLRAAFDKQSMQDLLGNLIVVRQSTLYLLRSLDKEAWSQRGNANNSEVTVRALAYIIAGHELHHLQIIKERYLGSDAYPAS from the coding sequence ATGCAAATAAGACCAAAGATAAGTGAATATAACTCCTATTATGCAACGTATACCAACTTAGTATCAGACGGAAATATCATACATATTCTAGAACAACAAATGAAGGAAACAAATCTTTTATTAAAGGGAATTTCTGATAGTGAGGGACTTTTCCGGTATGCTCCTACTAAATGGAGTATAAAAGAAGTAATCGGTCATATAGCAGATACAGAAAGGATTATGGCGTATCGATTGCTATCTATCGCTCGAGGCGAGACAGCAGAACTTCCAGGCTATAATGATGATATGTATGTTCTTAGAGCTGCTTTTGATAAGCAATCTATGCAAGATCTTCTTGGAAATTTAATAGTTGTTCGCCAATCTACCCTGTATTTACTTAGAAGCTTAGATAAAGAAGCTTGGTCTCAAAGAGGAAATGCGAACAATTCTGAAGTTACAGTTCGTGCATTAGCATACATCATTGCTGGTCATGAGCTTCATCATCTTCAAATAATAAAAGAACGTTACCTTGGTTCTGATGCATATCCAGCAAGTTAA
- a CDS encoding ABC transporter ATP-binding protein yields METILQFKNLDYYYESNGKNVAILDNVNFSFQKGHFYTILGPSGSGKTTTLSLGCGLDVPKNGYVLYNGKDIRKIGLDRYRNQNVSVIFQSYNLITYMTALQNVLTAMEITGVKVQNKTARALELLERVGLSEAEAKRNVLQLSGGQQQRVAIARALSCNVDLLIADEPTGNLDEETAMDIIELFQELAHKENKCIIVVTHSQEVAKKSDRAVYLSKKKLVVNEI; encoded by the coding sequence ATGGAGACGATTTTACAGTTTAAAAATTTGGATTATTATTATGAAAGTAATGGAAAAAATGTAGCGATACTAGATAATGTTAACTTTTCTTTTCAAAAAGGACATTTCTACACGATTTTAGGACCATCTGGATCTGGTAAAACTACAACTCTAAGCTTAGGTTGTGGACTAGATGTCCCTAAAAATGGTTATGTACTGTATAATGGCAAAGATATTAGAAAAATCGGTTTGGATCGATACCGTAATCAAAATGTATCTGTAATTTTCCAATCTTATAACTTAATTACCTATATGACCGCTCTTCAAAACGTCTTAACAGCAATGGAAATTACAGGTGTTAAAGTGCAAAATAAAACAGCAAGAGCATTAGAATTATTAGAGAGGGTAGGACTCTCAGAAGCTGAAGCGAAACGAAACGTCCTGCAACTAAGCGGTGGACAACAACAGCGTGTAGCAATTGCTCGAGCACTATCGTGTAATGTTGATTTACTAATTGCAGATGAGCCGACAGGAAACCTCGACGAGGAAACCGCAATGGATATAATAGAACTGTTTCAAGAACTTGCACATAAAGAGAATAAATGCATTATTGTTGTGACGCACTCACAGGAGGTTGCTAAAAAATCAGATCGTGCAGTGTATTTAAGTAAGAAGAAGTTGGTCGTAAATGAAATCTAA
- a CDS encoding ABC transporter permease codes for MNFMKRAILSMKKRIGTSLILMAVFLIVTNLVLSGFTIQNASKKAADAARKKLGADVTLGLDFDKLGQKAKEAGEMPNPPQLDTKETDQLAKSKYVKDYNYIANTFGISDGLKLVGASEGEEEGKGKVGMAAVRGGSSSGTEIDMNASFMIEGVRKTALQESFKNGKSKIIDGKPITEQMKDQNVALMEKRLAELNNLKVGDKVKVQSGDKKETLEVEIIGIYETNEQAMSQQAPPIMDPANKLYMPHSTMKKLEVDQGISSVQVVYFLNDPQYIDAFKKEAKKSNIDFNYYKLDAHDSLYKQMIGPIENISSTSQMIIYIVSIAGAIILGLIIMLSIKGRRKEMGILLSIGEKKWKLMAQFVVEVVCVAILAFGLSITTGAKVSQYIGDNLLSNEIATASEETDTSQHGTVMMAGSGGTLQNQKEDPIDKIDVSVTGEDVGKMGGIGLAIAIIATLLPALSILRLNPKQILLKDE; via the coding sequence ATGAATTTTATGAAACGAGCAATTCTCAGTATGAAAAAAAGGATAGGAACATCATTAATTTTGATGGCAGTTTTTCTGATTGTTACAAATTTGGTTCTTTCAGGTTTCACAATCCAAAATGCATCAAAAAAAGCAGCGGATGCTGCAAGAAAAAAACTTGGTGCAGATGTTACTTTAGGTCTTGATTTCGACAAATTAGGTCAAAAAGCTAAGGAAGCTGGAGAAATGCCAAATCCGCCGCAGCTCGATACAAAAGAAACAGATCAATTAGCAAAGTCCAAGTATGTAAAAGACTATAATTACATAGCTAACACATTCGGTATTTCTGATGGACTTAAACTAGTAGGAGCTTCAGAAGGAGAAGAAGAAGGTAAAGGTAAAGTGGGAATGGCGGCTGTGCGAGGCGGTTCAAGCTCTGGTACAGAAATAGATATGAATGCTTCTTTTATGATTGAGGGAGTTCGCAAGACTGCATTACAAGAAAGCTTTAAAAACGGAAAAAGTAAAATCATTGATGGAAAACCAATTACAGAGCAAATGAAGGATCAGAATGTAGCTTTAATGGAAAAACGATTAGCGGAATTAAACAATTTGAAAGTAGGAGACAAAGTTAAAGTACAATCAGGGGATAAGAAGGAAACCCTTGAGGTTGAAATTATCGGTATTTACGAAACCAATGAGCAAGCAATGAGTCAACAGGCTCCTCCTATAATGGATCCGGCTAATAAACTATATATGCCACATTCAACTATGAAAAAATTAGAAGTGGATCAAGGTATAAGTAGTGTTCAAGTCGTGTATTTCTTGAATGACCCACAATATATTGATGCATTTAAAAAAGAAGCAAAAAAATCTAATATTGATTTTAATTATTATAAATTAGATGCGCATGATTCATTGTACAAGCAAATGATTGGTCCTATCGAAAATATCTCTTCGACTTCTCAAATGATTATTTATATTGTATCGATTGCAGGTGCGATTATTTTAGGATTAATCATTATGCTATCAATTAAAGGACGTCGTAAAGAAATGGGAATTCTATTGTCCATTGGAGAGAAAAAGTGGAAACTGATGGCACAGTTCGTAGTAGAAGTAGTATGTGTCGCTATTTTAGCATTTGGATTATCCATAACAACAGGAGCTAAAGTTTCTCAATATATCGGGGATAATTTACTTTCGAATGAAATAGCTACTGCAAGCGAAGAAACAGATACCTCACAACATGGTACTGTAATGATGGCTGGATCTGGTGGTACTCTACAAAATCAAAAAGAAGATCCGATTGATAAAATTGATGTAAGTGTAACAGGAGAAGATGTAGGGAAAATGGGTGGAATTGGACTAGCTATTGCTATAATAGCAACGCTTCTTCCAGCATTATCTATTCTACGTTTAAACCCAAAACAAATTCTTTTAAAAGATGAATGA
- a CDS encoding sensor histidine kinase has product MNSIVKLMKMKQITYKLFMTTSLILLSFAVLIYLTLYFFLPTFYEQYKTDQLQTGIKEIIDKSKDLTFQDAKPLFDEYAKKNNAMLYLQNNEGIIKYSPSFSFTQSGSQTTVVTRATRFENVGTLSNSYNVTKPIQFQDGSLTLVVFATFQPIDEASQVLVRFLPYISIIVLVIGIGSAYFYSRFITKPLIYINEGAQKMANLDFSEKIEVRSTDELGELSNSLNDMSINLQQAMFDLKKANEQLKNDIEKEREIETKRREFFAIVAHELKSPLTVMKGYLEGMIYNIGPYQNRDQYLKKNHQIIESMEQLVREILSVSKLEQHTFKLKVEEVNLSKLIGTITKDLEFFASQKSIEIIKEIDFDLSIYTDCALLEKACKNIIHNAVMYSPHNERVYIKLSEDSKQSQIEMQIINTGVNIKDEDLQQIFKPFYRIEKSRNRNTGGSGLGLYIVKQILETLDIKYSIKNMEHSVQFRMSIPLSKHKKTNKLSFK; this is encoded by the coding sequence ATGAATAGTATTGTGAAACTCATGAAAATGAAGCAAATTACTTATAAACTCTTTATGACTACATCTCTCATTTTGTTATCCTTTGCAGTATTGATTTATTTAACTTTATACTTCTTTCTCCCTACATTTTATGAGCAATACAAAACAGATCAACTTCAAACAGGAATAAAAGAAATCATTGATAAGTCTAAAGATCTTACGTTTCAAGATGCGAAACCACTTTTTGATGAATATGCAAAAAAAAATAATGCGATGCTTTATCTTCAAAATAATGAGGGAATAATTAAATACTCTCCTTCATTTTCTTTTACTCAAAGTGGTTCGCAAACAACAGTAGTTACTAGAGCAACACGGTTCGAGAATGTAGGTACCCTTAGCAATTCATATAACGTTACGAAACCAATTCAATTTCAAGATGGTAGTTTAACGCTTGTAGTGTTTGCTACATTTCAACCGATTGATGAAGCTTCACAGGTTTTAGTACGCTTTCTCCCCTATATTAGTATCATTGTACTCGTAATTGGTATAGGGAGTGCTTATTTTTATTCCAGGTTTATTACAAAGCCACTTATTTATATTAATGAAGGTGCACAAAAGATGGCAAATTTAGATTTCTCCGAAAAAATTGAGGTTCGCTCTACAGATGAGTTAGGAGAATTGTCTAATAGTTTGAATGACATGTCTATTAACTTACAACAAGCTATGTTTGATTTAAAAAAAGCAAATGAACAATTAAAAAATGATATTGAAAAAGAAAGAGAAATAGAAACAAAACGCAGAGAGTTTTTTGCGATTGTAGCACATGAATTAAAGTCCCCTCTCACTGTAATGAAAGGATACTTAGAAGGGATGATATACAATATTGGCCCTTATCAAAATCGCGATCAATATTTAAAGAAAAATCATCAAATTATTGAAAGTATGGAACAATTAGTTCGTGAAATTTTAAGTGTATCGAAATTAGAACAACACACCTTCAAACTAAAAGTAGAGGAAGTTAATCTTTCAAAATTAATAGGTACAATTACAAAAGATCTCGAATTTTTTGCTTCTCAAAAAAGCATCGAAATAATAAAAGAAATTGATTTTGACCTTTCTATTTATACAGATTGTGCTCTTTTAGAAAAAGCATGTAAAAATATTATCCATAATGCGGTTATGTATTCCCCACATAATGAAAGAGTCTATATAAAATTAAGTGAGGATTCTAAACAAAGTCAAATCGAAATGCAAATTATAAATACAGGTGTCAATATTAAAGATGAAGATTTACAACAAATTTTCAAACCATTTTATCGAATTGAAAAATCAAGAAATCGAAATACTGGAGGAAGTGGTTTGGGGCTATATATTGTTAAACAAATTCTTGAGACGCTAGATATAAAGTATTCAATAAAAAATATGGAACATAGTGTGCAATTTCGCATGAGTATTCCATTATCTAAACATAAAAAAACAAACAAACTCTCCTTTAAATAG